The Marivirga salinae DNA window CTGGCACCAAAGGCAATCGGCTTTCCGGAAATGGAATGAATAGGAAAAATGACTCTGTTTCTGAATCTATCGTAGGTTTTATCTTCCTTTTTGATGATTAAACCTGCTTTTTCAAGTAATTCTTCAGAATGACCAGCTGTTTTAGCTGCTTTTATTAAGCCATCCCATTGATCTAAAGTATATCCTAGATCAAACTTATCAATAGTAGCATTTGAAAAACCTCTTTCTTTGAAATAGCTTAGACCAATAGATTTTCCTTGCGGGTGATTATGTAATAAATCTTTAAAATAATCGGAAGCGAAATTTAAAACGATATAAAGGCTTTCTCTTTCATTATAAGCCTCTTGCTGTTCAGGAGAAGATTCGGTTTCTTCAATTTCAATCTGGTACTTATCGGCTAGCTGACGAATAGCCTCAGGGAAATTAAGCCCTTCCAAATCCATAATAAATTGGATGGAATCACCGGCCTTTCCACACCCAAAGCATTTGTAAATCCCTTTGTTTGGCGCAACCGAAAAAGAAGGTGTTTTCTCCTCATGAAAAGGGCAACATGCCCACATATTCTGACCTTTCTTTTTAAGTGGCACATAGTCTCCTACCACCTCTTCTATATCGGCTCTATCTTGAACTTCTTGTATGGTTTTTGGACTTAACCCCACTATTTTCTAAGGATTTTTAATATTTATTTAAACTAATTCCAACTAAATTACCGTATGAATTGTTAGCTAAATTGATAAAGTTTAACTTGCAACAATTTCAATGCAAAACTACGATTTTTAAATCATAAAATTTATATATGGCTGTTACTAAAGATAGCATAATTAAAGCATTAAGCACAGTAGATGATCCGGATTTCAAAAAAGATCTGGTAACGCTGAATATGATACAAGATGTGAGCATTGATGGAAATGCCGTTTATTTCACTGTTGTATTAACCACTCCAGCTTGTCCGCTTAAAGAAATCATCAAAAATGACTGTATTAATGCCATTCATCAGCAAGTAGACAAAGATTTGCAGGTATTTCCAAATATGACTTCTAATGTTACCTCAACCAGAAGTACCGCGCCTTTATTGCCCAATGTAAGAAACATCATTGCCATTGGATCTGGTAAAGGAGGAGTAGGAAAATCTACTGTCACGGCTAATCTTGCAGTATCTTTAGCACAACAAGGTGCAAAAGTGGGATTAATTGATGCAGATATTTTTGGTCCTTCAATTCCTACCATGTTCAATTGTGAAGCAGAGCAACCAGAAGTAAAGCAAGTTAATGGTAAAAATATTATCGTACCTATTGAGCAATATGGTATAAAGCTTATTTCCATTGGGTTTTTAACTCCACCGGATAATGCGGTGGTTTGGAGAGGACCAATGGCAAGTTCTGCTTTAAAACAATTCATAGGAGATACGGATTGGGGAGAATTAGATTATTTATTAATTGATTTGCCTCCAGGAACTAGTGATATTCATTTAACCTTGGTACAGACCATTCCTGTTACAGGTGCTGTGGTAGTGACAACACCACAAAAAGTTGCTTTGGCGGATGCTAAAAAGGCTATTGGAATGTTCAAGCAACCACAAATTAATGTCCCTATTCTGGGATTGGTTGAAAATATGGCTTACTTTACACCAGCAGAATTACCAGATAATAAGTACTTTATATTTGGAGAAGGCGGTGGTTATAAAATGAGTGAGGAATATGATATTCCATTTCTTGGCCAAATGCCTTTAGTGCAATCTATTCGTGAAAGCGGAGATTCTGGTTATCCTACCGCAATGAAAGAAGGTCCATCAGCAGATGCTTTTAAGGATTTAGCACAAAAATTAGCCCGTCAGGTTGCTATAAGAAATGCAAGCATAGCGGGTACCAAAACAGTTGAAATGACGAGTTGAAATTAATAAAATATGGATATTTTAAATAGAGTTGAAAAAGCATTAGATTCCATAAGACCTTATTTAGAGGCAGATGGTGGTAATGTACGCGTATTGGATTTTAATGAGGGATTATTACGTTTAGAGTTATTAGGCGCTTGTGGCAATTGCCCCATGTCCACCATGACTTTAAAAGCTGGCGTTGAAGAAGCTGTTAAAAAATCTGTTCCAGAAGTAACTGCAGTGGAAGCAATAAATATAACCTCGGCTGATGACCCTAATGCTGAATTACCGCAAACAATGCGCTAATTATAATATTTTGAATTTATATTATTTTCGAAAGAAAATTTTAAACTCAATTCTGTTGCAACTTAATGCTTGGTTTTAATTTTAGGTATATTTAAATTTAGACAAAAGTATTTAGACCCAATGAAAAAACGATACCACTCTTATTTGAAATTCCTCATCAGGAGTGGTATTTTTATTTCCCTATTATTTAATATTCTTAATCTTTCAGCGCAAGAAAAATGCGCAGTACCAAAAATATTAGAAGAGAGAGAAAAGAAATATCCTGAACTAAGCACACAAAAGTTCGAAAACTGGATAGCTGAAAAACAGAAATTAAAAAATACCACTTCCCAAAGAAATCAGAAAGTACTGGTACAAATCCCCGTAGTTTTTCATATCATTCATAATGGTGAACCAGTTGGAATTGGAGGAAATCTACTTAAAAGTAGAATTGATCGCCAATTAGAAGTATTAAATGAGGATTTCAATAGGCTTAATGAAGACGCATCTGAAACCTTAGAAGAATTTCAGGATTTGGCTGCCTCGCTTGAAATTGAGTTTATTTATGCCAAACAAAGTCCAGATGGAACAGAAACAGATGGAATAGTCAGAATACCTGGAAGCCAATCAAGCTACAGCTATCAAGATCGAGGAATTTTAAGTGCAGAAAGTTACTGGCCTGCAGAAGAATATTTAAATATTTGGGTTACTGATTTAGCAGGCGGAAGTTTAGGATGGGCTGAATTTCCTGTCTCAAATTTAGCAGGATTAGATGCTGCTAGTAATAATAGATTAATTGATGGAGTATCTTTAGACTACGTATATTTTGGAGATAATCCAGAAAGTCCTTCTTTCGAAAGTAAGGGAAGAACAGCTACTCATGAAATGGGGCATTTTTTAGGCCTAAGGCATATTTGGGGTGATGGTGGATGCACTGTGGATGATTTTTGTGCAGACACACCCAGTGCAAGCGGTTCAAGTACAGGATGTAATATCACTAAGACCAGTTGCGAAAGTTTAGACATGGTCCAAAACTTCATGGATTATACCAATGACGCATGTATGAACCTCTTTACCCAAGACCAAAAATCCAGAGTAAGGACGGTAATTGAAAACAGCCCAAGAAGAAAAAGCCTGACCGAATCAAAAGGACTAGAAGAACCGCCTGTTTTCAATCGTGATTTAGGACTGACTGAAATAAACTCACAATTCACCGGTAGTTGTAGTGGGAATTTTAGTCCACAAATTACCATCAAAAATCAAGGCCTGTTCATGATTAAAGAATATAGTATTGATTTATATGTGAATGAGCTTTTAACAGAAACCTTGGAATTTACCGATACCTTGGAGAGTGGAGATGAAAAAGTAGTTTATTTTCCACTTTTAAATTTTATAGAAACAGCTGAGTATTCTATTTCCTACAGCCTCAACCTAGAAGGAGCTTTTGAGGATGATCGCTTAGAAAACAATCTAAAAACGGAATATTATCAAAAACTTCAAGAGGGAAATCTACCATATAAAAAGAAGTTTCAAAATAATTTCGATTCTTGGTTTATCAGAAATGCCGATCAAGAAGAAACATGGCAACAATTTAATGATGCAATAGGAGTTCCTTTTTATGAAAACCGTCAGAATTTTGGGCAAAAAGAAGAAATCATTTCACCAATATTTGATTTCACGACTATAGATGTTCCCGAATTAAGTTTTGTATTTGCACAAGTGGCAGATTCTATCCCAAACAGGGTAAGTATTTATGCTTCTTATGATTGCGGAAGAACTTTCAATGATTTGATTTTTTCTAATAATATAACTGATTTATCTACAGCCTACCAAGTTGATTCCATCTTTACCCCTCAATTTCGCTTGGATTGGGATACCGTTAAAATAGACCTAAATCGATTAAGAGATCAAGAATCTGTTTGTTTTAACATAGTGGCTGAAAATAGACTCGGCAATAATTTCTATATAAGTGAATTTAATGTAGAAGAATCAACGAAAAAAAATAAAGAAATTGACGTTTTAAACTGGAAAAACATTAACCCTCTATTTTGTGATGAAGAATTAGAGGGAATACTTACCGTTAAAAATATAGGTAGAGAAAATATTAGCAACTACAAACTAGAGATATTAGACAATGGTAAACTTATAAAAGAATATATTATAAATGATGAAGTAATAGTTTCGGGACAAAATTCAGAGGTAGATATTATAATTCCTCAACCACAACGGGAGAATGGAGAATTTGAGATAAGAGCTATAATCAACAATGAGGAAGAAGAAATTATCAACAATATTTATGTGCCATTTCAGATTAATTGCCTTGAGGAACTTCCACCATTAAGATTAATTCTAAAAAATGGTAATAGTGATAATTGGTTTGAATTCAACCCTGATAAAGATGCAGGCTGGACTTATAGTTCGAATAATTTTGCTGTCAACAGCAACTCTTCTTATATCACTAAAGAATCCTCCGAAGATTGGCTCCTAAGCCCTTTGATGGATGTTAGTAATACTAATTACCTAGGATTAATTTTTGATCTTTCTTACAGAAAAGCATTAAGACAATCCGAGAAGTTTGAAGTTTATATATCCAATGATAATGGTAAAAATTTCAACACTTTAATTTACTCTAAATCAGGAGACTCTTTAGCTACCTCATATGGAAATGATATAACAGATCACTTGACATGGAGAAATGAATTCATAGATCTTTCGCCTTATGTTAACAGAGATAAAATAAGACTAGCTTTTAAGGTCACACATGATAATGGTCAAAACATCTATTTAAAAAACATTTCATTTTTTGTTGGGCAGTCTCCACCTCCGCCCTTTCCAAATGTTAGGAAATCAATTGTCATCTATCCAAACCCGGCTAAAAATGACGTGAATTTACATCTAAATTTGGATGTTGCAGAAGAAGGGTTTTTCCAAATTTTAGATATGAAAGGAAATGTAATATTAGAATTTAAAGAACCTAAAATCCTTAATCAATTCATTAGTTTTGATGTTTCTCAATTAGCAGAAGGAATGTATATATTGAGGCTTAGAACGAATAGATTTTCTGCTACTGAAAGATTCATGATTCAGAAATAGCTTTCTTCAAAAATATTCCACTTTTTAAATTCACAAATTACAAATCATGGGTAGAATTCTTAATTGATATGTTATTTTTACATTTCGTTTAATAATACTTTGCTAATTAATGTATAAGAACAAACTTATCAGATTTTGAGATTAAAAAGTTTGTCTTCATACAGTTCAATAAAATCCATATAAAATAAATATGAGAATCGGAATATTTTTTGGAGGGCAGTCAAGAGAAAGAGAAATATCATTTGCAGGCGGAAGAACGGTTTATGACAACCTTAATAAATCCATATTTGAAGCTGTTCCTATTTTTATAGATAGCAAAGGACATTTCATATTGTTAGATTGGCAATATATTTACAAAGGGACTATCCGCGATTTTTATCCACCGGTTGATTTCTTGCCAAAATCAAATCTGCCTGTTCAGATTTATGCAGAATCTTTGAAAAATTTATCAGACAAAGAGTGGGATCAATTAATTGCTGAGGTTGGACAAAAACTCAATCCTGCTGACTTCAAAAAATATATAGATTTTGCTTTCTTATCACTCCACGGGCCTTATGGGGAAGATGGTAATATTCAAGGGATTTTAGAATGGTATGGAATCCCTTTTAGCGGGGCTGGCATCCTACCTTCTTCTATAGGAATCAGTAAAATTGCGCAAAGACAATTCTTAAAACAAGCTGGATTTGAAGGGCCAAAAAGCCATATTCTCAATAAATACGATTGGAATAAGCAACCTCATGAAAATGTTTATAACAGCTTAAAAAAGGAATTAGGATTGCCTTTGGTTATAAAAGCTCCTCATCAGGGATCCTCCATTGGGGTTAGCATTTTAAGCGATGATAATTTAGAAGAATTTGAAAAACTGGTTCAAAAAAGTTTCTTTGAATTAGAAATTCAGAAAAGCGATTGGAAAAACTACAGTCAAGAAGACAAAATTAGTTTTATTGCCAGATTAGTAGATATAAGAGAAGGCATTGGCTTGCCTGTAATTATTGAGGATGACATTCTTTACACCCCTGATGAATTATTGGACTTCCTTAATGATTCTTTTGCAGAGCAGAAAGAAAGCATAAAATTAAAAGCCATCGACTCAGAGAATTCTCTTTTGATTGAGTCATTTATTGAAGGAAAAGAATTTTCATGTATTGTCATTCAAGATGAGATTGAAAGACCGATTGCATTGCCTCCTACCGAAATCAGAAAAGGTAAAGATGTATTTGACTATCGTTCGAAATACTTACCCGGTATAAGCAGAAAAATCACACCAATTGATGCACCACAAGACATCATTGAAAAAATCAGAACTCAATGTGCTGCTTTATTTAAAGCGTTGCAAATTGATGTTTATGCAAGAATAGATGGTTTCATCACCAAAGAAGGGAAAGTATTCCTGAATGATCCGAATACAACATCAGGCATGTTACCTTCTTCATTTTTCTTTCATCAAGCAGCTGAAATTGGCTTGAATCCTTCGCAATTCTTGAGCTATATTATTAGAACTTCCTTAAAGGCAAGGTTAACTACAGGAAAGCATCATTTTGAATTGCAAAAAATGATAAAACAGCTGGATAATGCTTTGGAGGGATTAAAAAAGGAAGCAAAAAAGAAAATAAATGTTGGCGTAATTATGGGCGGATTTTCTACCGAAAGGCATATCTCAGTAGAGAGCGGTAGAAATATTTATGAAAAGTTATCTTCCTCAGAAAAATATTTACCTATTCCGATTTTTTTAAGTGGAAATGAAGATCAGCATGAGCTATATGTATTGCCAATCAACATTATGTTAAAAGATAATGCAGACGATATTAAAGAGAAAGTTCAGAATTACCAGATCCATCCAATTATTTCTCAAATCAAATTTGAAAGTAATGAGATTACAGAAAAATATTCAGGCATAGGAAACACTCAGTTACAGAAAATATCTTATTCCGATTTACCAGAATTAATTGATGTGACCTTTATTGCACTTCACGGAAGGCCAGGAGAAGACGGGGCGGTTCAAACTGAACTGGAGAAATTGAATATCCCTTATAATGGTTCAGATGTAGAAAGTTCAAAAATCACCATCAATAAGTACGATACGAATGAAATACTGAAAAATGCTGGCATATCAGTAGCCGATCATCGATTGGTTTATGAAGACAAATGGCAAAGCAATAAGGATGCGGAAATTAAGGCTATTGAAAAGCAATTAAGCTATCCATTGATTGCCAAACCTGCTGATGATGGTTGCAGTTCGGCAGTAAAGAAAATAAAAACCAGAGCTGAACTCGAAGCTTTTGCAGGTATGATGTTCCGACCGCAAGCTGAGTTTATAGAGGATTTAGCCAATATTTTGAAACTCAAGAAAAATGAGGAGTTTCCTCAGAAGAATTTCTTTTTATTGGAAGAATTGATTGAAAAGAAAGATGCAAAACACTTTTTAGAAATAACTGGCGGACTTTTAACACATTTCAAAGAAGATGGAAGCATCGAATATGAAATATTTGAGCCCTCAGAAGCGTTAGCAGGAGGTGAAGTTTTAAGTCTGGAGGAAAAATTCTTGGCAGGGGAAGGTCAAAATATAACACCTGCAAGATATACACCTGATGCCGGCAATTACAGTAAAGTAGCGGAGCAAGTGAAAGCCACATTGAAAAAAACAGCTGAAGTACTCGATATCACAGGTTATGCAAGAATTGATGCTTTTGTAAGGGTTTATGAGGATTTGAGCGTTGAAACCATTATTATTGAAGTAAACTCATTGCCAGGCATGACACCGGCAACTTGTATTTTTCATCAAACAGCAATCAATGGCTACAAGCCCTATGATTTTATTGATAAAATACTTTCTTTCGGAACTGAAAAAATGAAAAAACAAACCATTGCAAAATGAAGCTAACAGCTAATTCTTTAAAAGATGTATTCATTCACTTAGGTATTATTATTGGGCTAGGTGTCATAATCGTATTAACTTTTTTCTATATCTATTTACCAGTAACTACCCATCATGGCGAAAGCATCACAGTTCCACAGTTGGAAGGTGTTCATTTGGATGAATTAGATGAATTTTTATTGGAAAGGGATTTGAGATTTGAAGTAACTGCGGACTCAGGCTACTCTGCTGAATATCCAGCTTTAACAGTATTAAGCCAAAACCCTAAAGAAGGTAAAAAAGTAAAAGAAAATAGAAAGATTTACGTCTCGCTGAATGCGACAAGCCCACCAGATGTAAAAATGCCAAAATTAGTAGATGGCTCATTAAAAAATGCGCAGATGGTTTTAGAAAGCTATGGACTTTTATTAGGTGAGATCACTTATGAACCTCATGAATTTCAAAATGCCGTTTTAAAGCAAAAATTAGATGGGAAAGAAATTGAACCAGGGGAAGATATAGCCAAAGGTTCTACCATTGATTTAGTAATTGGAAACGGATTAGGAAGACCATTTCCTACACCCGATTTAGTGGGGAACAATCAAGAAGAAGCAGAATTTATTATTATTGGCAGCGGTTTACAGATTGGTAAAGTGAGAACGCGCGAAGATGATGAAAAGGCAGCTGGCATTGTTTTACAGCAATATCCTGAAGCTGGAACTTCAGTTAGAACTGGTAATCATGTAGATATCTGGGTTGTGGCACCAAAAAATCAAGATGAATTATTGACACCAGAAGAGATATGAGGTCAAGCTGGCTGAAAATATTTTTTATTATTGGATTCTTTTTTCAATCAATGCTTTTTTATGGGCAAATAACTGAAAGCCCTATTGGTCATCTTTATAAAAAGAATTCTAACATACAAATGAGGCTGTCTGTAAGTCAAGACACCATCAGTATGCCAATTTGGGATGACTTTACATATAATAGTCAAGAACCCGATTCAAACATTTGGCTTCATGGGGAACATGTGTTTGTCAATAATGGATTTGCCTACCTCCCTCCTTCCTTTAATGTGGCTACCTTAGATGGTTTTGATGGCAATGGTATAGCCTATAACACAGAAGAAAATGCAAATGGGATTGGAGATAGTTTGGTATCCAAACCAATAGATTTATCTGCCTATGATGAAAATTCCAATATTAATCTTAGTTTTTTTTGGCAAGAAGGATTTGGAGGAAATGCTCCTGATGCTCAGGATTCACTAAAATTAAGCTTCAGGAATGCGGAAGGAGAATGGATACTGGTTCATGGTTTTGGCGGTAGCGGAAACATAGAAAGAACTTTATTTTCCCAGCACTTTGAAAGAGTAAATGATAGTAGCTTCTTGCATGCAGGTTTTCAATTTAAATTTGAATCAGCAGGTAGTTTAGCTGGCGATTTTGATACTTGGAATTTGGATTACATTTATCTGAATGCTGGAAATACGCCAGTTAATACGCAAGGTAATGCCTATGATTCCTATGAGGATCGAACTTTTTCTGAAAAGCCTAAAAGCCCTTTTGCTGATTATTATGCTCTACCCTTAAAGCATTTGAATGAAAGTTGGTTAGAAGAAAATATCGATACCGCAACATTCATTTACAATAATCTATGGGCTGGCAATGCCAATAATTTCTCCTTTGGTACTGAATTTTTCAGCACAGTATATGATACTCTAAAACCCAACCAAATCATTGATTCATTAGAAGTAGATGGAGTGTTCTTAACTGATTTACAGGATACTGCTCAATTTATCTATCACCCAGAAAACAAAAGTCAATTTATAAACCACTTATTATCGGAAAAAGAAAATGAAGATTCCGTTTATCTGAATTTTCAATTCAATTTAGGTACTAATGATAGTTTATTCTTTGAAACCATTGATGGTGTTGCGGTCTATTATCCTGAACTGAGCTTTCGTCAAAATGACACGGTATCGACCATCATTCCATTACATGATTATTATGCATTTGATGACGGTTCTGCAGAATCCAGAGTGCAGTTAAATTCAAGAAACTATCAATTAGCCCAATCATTTGATGTAATTGGCGAACAATTTTTAACTGGTATTGAAATTTACGCTCCTAATATTGGCCAAAACGCCTCAACTCAAAACATAACACTATTAGTTTGGAATAATTTAACTTCTAATACAGATGATATATTAAGAGCACAAAATGTGCTGATAAATCAAAGTGTGTCATTAAACCAATTTCAACGATTTACTTTTGATAGACCAATATTGCTAAGTGGTGA harbors:
- a CDS encoding NifU family protein, producing the protein MDILNRVEKALDSIRPYLEADGGNVRVLDFNEGLLRLELLGACGNCPMSTMTLKAGVEEAVKKSVPEVTAVEAINITSADDPNAELPQTMR
- a CDS encoding PASTA domain-containing protein, translated to MKLTANSLKDVFIHLGIIIGLGVIIVLTFFYIYLPVTTHHGESITVPQLEGVHLDELDEFLLERDLRFEVTADSGYSAEYPALTVLSQNPKEGKKVKENRKIYVSLNATSPPDVKMPKLVDGSLKNAQMVLESYGLLLGEITYEPHEFQNAVLKQKLDGKEIEPGEDIAKGSTIDLVIGNGLGRPFPTPDLVGNNQEEAEFIIIGSGLQIGKVRTREDDEKAAGIVLQQYPEAGTSVRTGNHVDIWVVAPKNQDELLTPEEI
- a CDS encoding D-alanine--D-alanine ligase family protein; the encoded protein is MRIGIFFGGQSREREISFAGGRTVYDNLNKSIFEAVPIFIDSKGHFILLDWQYIYKGTIRDFYPPVDFLPKSNLPVQIYAESLKNLSDKEWDQLIAEVGQKLNPADFKKYIDFAFLSLHGPYGEDGNIQGILEWYGIPFSGAGILPSSIGISKIAQRQFLKQAGFEGPKSHILNKYDWNKQPHENVYNSLKKELGLPLVIKAPHQGSSIGVSILSDDNLEEFEKLVQKSFFELEIQKSDWKNYSQEDKISFIARLVDIREGIGLPVIIEDDILYTPDELLDFLNDSFAEQKESIKLKAIDSENSLLIESFIEGKEFSCIVIQDEIERPIALPPTEIRKGKDVFDYRSKYLPGISRKITPIDAPQDIIEKIRTQCAALFKALQIDVYARIDGFITKEGKVFLNDPNTTSGMLPSSFFFHQAAEIGLNPSQFLSYIIRTSLKARLTTGKHHFELQKMIKQLDNALEGLKKEAKKKINVGVIMGGFSTERHISVESGRNIYEKLSSSEKYLPIPIFLSGNEDQHELYVLPINIMLKDNADDIKEKVQNYQIHPIISQIKFESNEITEKYSGIGNTQLQKISYSDLPELIDVTFIALHGRPGEDGAVQTELEKLNIPYNGSDVESSKITINKYDTNEILKNAGISVADHRLVYEDKWQSNKDAEIKAIEKQLSYPLIAKPADDGCSSAVKKIKTRAELEAFAGMMFRPQAEFIEDLANILKLKKNEEFPQKNFFLLEELIEKKDAKHFLEITGGLLTHFKEDGSIEYEIFEPSEALAGGEVLSLEEKFLAGEGQNITPARYTPDAGNYSKVAEQVKATLKKTAEVLDITGYARIDAFVRVYEDLSVETIIIEVNSLPGMTPATCIFHQTAINGYKPYDFIDKILSFGTEKMKKQTIAK
- a CDS encoding M43 family zinc metalloprotease gives rise to the protein MKKRYHSYLKFLIRSGIFISLLFNILNLSAQEKCAVPKILEEREKKYPELSTQKFENWIAEKQKLKNTTSQRNQKVLVQIPVVFHIIHNGEPVGIGGNLLKSRIDRQLEVLNEDFNRLNEDASETLEEFQDLAASLEIEFIYAKQSPDGTETDGIVRIPGSQSSYSYQDRGILSAESYWPAEEYLNIWVTDLAGGSLGWAEFPVSNLAGLDAASNNRLIDGVSLDYVYFGDNPESPSFESKGRTATHEMGHFLGLRHIWGDGGCTVDDFCADTPSASGSSTGCNITKTSCESLDMVQNFMDYTNDACMNLFTQDQKSRVRTVIENSPRRKSLTESKGLEEPPVFNRDLGLTEINSQFTGSCSGNFSPQITIKNQGLFMIKEYSIDLYVNELLTETLEFTDTLESGDEKVVYFPLLNFIETAEYSISYSLNLEGAFEDDRLENNLKTEYYQKLQEGNLPYKKKFQNNFDSWFIRNADQEETWQQFNDAIGVPFYENRQNFGQKEEIISPIFDFTTIDVPELSFVFAQVADSIPNRVSIYASYDCGRTFNDLIFSNNITDLSTAYQVDSIFTPQFRLDWDTVKIDLNRLRDQESVCFNIVAENRLGNNFYISEFNVEESTKKNKEIDVLNWKNINPLFCDEELEGILTVKNIGRENISNYKLEILDNGKLIKEYIINDEVIVSGQNSEVDIIIPQPQRENGEFEIRAIINNEEEEIINNIYVPFQINCLEELPPLRLILKNGNSDNWFEFNPDKDAGWTYSSNNFAVNSNSSYITKESSEDWLLSPLMDVSNTNYLGLIFDLSYRKALRQSEKFEVYISNDNGKNFNTLIYSKSGDSLATSYGNDITDHLTWRNEFIDLSPYVNRDKIRLAFKVTHDNGQNIYLKNISFFVGQSPPPPFPNVRKSIVIYPNPAKNDVNLHLNLDVAEEGFFQILDMKGNVILEFKEPKILNQFISFDVSQLAEGMYILRLRTNRFSATERFMIQK
- a CDS encoding Mrp/NBP35 family ATP-binding protein encodes the protein MAVTKDSIIKALSTVDDPDFKKDLVTLNMIQDVSIDGNAVYFTVVLTTPACPLKEIIKNDCINAIHQQVDKDLQVFPNMTSNVTSTRSTAPLLPNVRNIIAIGSGKGGVGKSTVTANLAVSLAQQGAKVGLIDADIFGPSIPTMFNCEAEQPEVKQVNGKNIIVPIEQYGIKLISIGFLTPPDNAVVWRGPMASSALKQFIGDTDWGELDYLLIDLPPGTSDIHLTLVQTIPVTGAVVVTTPQKVALADAKKAIGMFKQPQINVPILGLVENMAYFTPAELPDNKYFIFGEGGGYKMSEEYDIPFLGQMPLVQSIRESGDSGYPTAMKEGPSADAFKDLAQKLARQVAIRNASIAGTKTVEMTS
- a CDS encoding T9SS type A sorting domain-containing protein, encoding MLFYGQITESPIGHLYKKNSNIQMRLSVSQDTISMPIWDDFTYNSQEPDSNIWLHGEHVFVNNGFAYLPPSFNVATLDGFDGNGIAYNTEENANGIGDSLVSKPIDLSAYDENSNINLSFFWQEGFGGNAPDAQDSLKLSFRNAEGEWILVHGFGGSGNIERTLFSQHFERVNDSSFLHAGFQFKFESAGSLAGDFDTWNLDYIYLNAGNTPVNTQGNAYDSYEDRTFSEKPKSPFADYYALPLKHLNESWLEENIDTATFIYNNLWAGNANNFSFGTEFFSTVYDTLKPNQIIDSLEVDGVFLTDLQDTAQFIYHPENKSQFINHLLSEKENEDSVYLNFQFNLGTNDSLFFETIDGVAVYYPELSFRQNDTVSTIIPLHDYYAFDDGSAESRVQLNSRNYQLAQSFDVIGEQFLTGIEIYAPNIGQNASTQNITLLVWNNLTSNTDDILRAQNVLINQSVSLNQFQRFTFDRPILLSGEFFIGYREENDAPLSIGFDKNTNSATRLFYNQGGDWEPNITLEGSVMIRPVFDTKEIQVSNDKRINPKLDIKAYPNPSRGVLKFTKQVDQIEIYDLQGSLKVSETNIESSQSIDISHLPNNLYLIKLRKGNQYSTLKVMLRK